The Oryzias latipes chromosome 9, ASM223467v1 region ATTGCATGTGTTGCAGAATCAAATTTTAACAAGTGCTCATATATTCAAGTCTCCTTTGCATCAGTTCCTGAATCTTTGCTATGCGGTTGGCAACAAAGGTGGCAAAGCGTCGTTCTTGATTGTTAATGTAGTGAAGCACATTAGTGCTATCAGTCCAGAAGAAGGTTTGATCCACAGGAATTTCTAGATGGAGTTTGATATGCTGGTCCAGATCAGTTGCAGTGACAGCAGCGAGCAACTTCAGGCGCGGTATGGTGGTTGGGTTTAATGGGGCCAACCTAGCCTTGGACATGATGAGTGTGCACCTGTTGTTCACCCTGAGGTAGGATATAGCACCGTATGCAGCCTCTGAGGCATCAGAGAAGTGATGCAGCTGGACTTCTGAAGAATTGCCAGGCGTTGTTATTCTGAGGCATCTGGGAATAGTCAGAGCAGATAGGAGGGGTAGATCTGTCAACCACCTCCTCCACTGATCTGCAATGGCTTCTGGAAGTTGTGCATCCCAGTCCAACTTCTGACGACACAGCTCTTGGAAGAGCAATTTTGCTTTTAGTACGAAAGGACTTGCAAACCCCAAGGGGTCGTAGACGGAGCTGGTTGCGGACAGCAGACCTCTTTTTGTTGCTGGTCTGCTGATGGGTCTAGCATCAAAGGTGAAACAGTCCTGCTCCGCATTCCACAATACACCCAAGGTGCGCTCATAAGGTAAGTCGTCTTGATCAAGGTTGAGCTCGCACACAGACTTGGCCCATTCATCAGCTGGGATAAATTTCATCACCCTTTTAGAGTTGCTCAACCACTTAGTAAGCTTGAAGCCCCCGTTGGCAAGTAGTTGACGGAGTTCTGAGGCGAGTGCGATAGCCGCGTCCTCTGTGGGTAAGGACTTCAAGCAGTCTTCGACATAGAAGTTCCTCTTCACGGTTTGGACCGCATCATCCCCGTTGCTCCCTTGTTGTCTTCTCCAGCTCTTTGTAGGGCAAAGGCAGCAGCACTTGGACTCCATACACCCCCGAAAAGGTGAGCAGTCATGCGATATTGTTTGGGTGGTTTGTTTGGGTCATCATCTTGCCACCACAGGAACCGAAGTGCATCTCTTTGGTTTGGTGGTACTCTGACCTGGTAGAACATGCCTTCAATGTCGGCGTTCAGTGCAACAGGCTCTTGTCTGAACTTTAGAAGTACGCCCAGTAATTTATTAGTCAAGTCTGGGCCTTGATGTATGCGGTCGTTCAGAGAAGCTCCTTGATAGCGAGCAGCACAGTCATAGACTATGCGCACCTTGCCTGGTTTTTTAGGGTTTAGCACAGGATGGTGTGGCAAGTACCATATGGCTCCATCTACACCATCTTTATCTTTCACTTCCTCAGCATACCCTTTCTGCAAGGAGTCATTAATGCTCTGTTTGTACATCTGTTTCAGGTCTGGATCCTTAGTCAACCTTTT contains the following coding sequences:
- the LOC111947899 gene encoding uncharacterized protein LOC111947899, which translates into the protein MAKHRLDLLGKRLTKDPDLKQMYKQSINDSLQKGYAEEVKDKDGVDGAIWYLPHHPVLNPKKPGKVRIVYDCAARYQGASLNDRIHQGPDLTNKLLGVLLKFRQEPVALNADIEGMFYQSWRRQQGSNGDDAVQTVKRNFYVEDCLKSLPTEDAAIALASELRQLLANGGFKLTKWLSNSKRVMKFIPADEWAKSVCELNLDQDDLPYERTLGVLWNAEQDCFTFDARPISRPATKRGLLSATSSVYDPLGFASPFVLKAKLLFQELCRQKLDWDAQLPEAIADQWRRWLTDLPLLSALTIPRCLRITTPGNSSEVQLHHFSDASEAAYGAISYLRVNNRCTLIMSKARLAPLNPTTIPRLKLLAAVTATDLDQHIKLHLEIPVDQTFFWTDSTNVLHYINNQERRFATFVANRIAKIQELMQRRLEYMSTC